One genomic segment of Gossypium arboreum isolate Shixiya-1 chromosome 3, ASM2569848v2, whole genome shotgun sequence includes these proteins:
- the LOC108465350 gene encoding probable prolyl 4-hydroxylase 3 isoform X1 codes for MAKVRHSRFTAKKRLTVTLVLSILFMLTIVLLMLLGLGIFSLPMTTDDSSLYDLTSYRRMASERGRLGNRGEKWTQVLSWEPRASIYHNFLSKEECEYLIKIAKPFMKKSSVVDSKTGKSKDSRVRTSSGMFLKRGQDKIISDIEKRIAEYSFIPIEHGEGLQVLHYEVGQKYEPHFDYFVDEYNTRHGGQRMATMLMYLSDVEEGGETIFPNAKGNISAVPWWDELSECGKGGLAVKPKMGDALLFWSMKPDATVDPSSLHGGCPVIVGDKWSSTKWMHVNEYKK; via the exons ATGGCGAAAGTGAGACATTCTCGATTCACAGCGAAGAAAAGGTTGACGGTAACACTTGTATTATCGATCTTGTTTATGTTAACAATCGTTTTGTTGATGCTTTTGGGATTAGGGATTTTCTCCCTCCCAATGACCACCGATGATTCTTCGTTATATGATCTCACTTCTTATAGACGCATGGCTTCTGAAAG AGGAAGATTGGGAAACAGGGGGGAGAAGTGGACTCAAGTCCTTTCTTGGGAACCTAGAGCTTCCATTTATCATAATTTCTTG TCCAAAGAAGAATGCGAGTACCTAATAAAAATTGCTAAACCTTTCATGAAAAAGTCCAGTGTTGTTGATAGCAAAACAGGGAAGAGTAAAGATAGCAG GGTGCGTACAAGTTCGGGTATGTTTCTGAAAAGAGGGCAAGATAAAATTATTAGTGATATAGAAAAAAGGATAGCAGAGTACAGTTTCATTCCTATAG AGCATGGAGAAGGTCTTCAAGTTCTCCACTATGAAGTTGGACAGAAATATGAACCACATTTTGATTACTTCGTTGATGAGTACAATACTAGACATGGAGGCCAGCGTATGGCTACTATGCTCATGTATtt GTCAGATGTTGAAGAAGGGGGGGAGACGATATTTCCAAATGCCAAGGGCAATATTAGCGCTGTTCCATGGTGGGATGAATTGTCCGAATGTGGCAAAGGTGGTCTTGCTGTGAAGCCTAAGATGGGTGATGCATTGCTGTTCTGGAGCATGAAACCGGATGCCACAGTAGATCCTTCAAGTTTGCATG GTGGATGCCCGGTGATTGTAGGGGATAAATGGTCCTCTACCAAGTGGATGCATGTTAATGAGTACAAGAAAT GA
- the LOC108465350 gene encoding probable prolyl 4-hydroxylase 3 isoform X2 — protein sequence MAKVRHSRFTAKKRGRLGNRGEKWTQVLSWEPRASIYHNFLSKEECEYLIKIAKPFMKKSSVVDSKTGKSKDSRVRTSSGMFLKRGQDKIISDIEKRIAEYSFIPIEHGEGLQVLHYEVGQKYEPHFDYFVDEYNTRHGGQRMATMLMYLSDVEEGGETIFPNAKGNISAVPWWDELSECGKGGLAVKPKMGDALLFWSMKPDATVDPSSLHGGCPVIVGDKWSSTKWMHVNEYKK from the exons ATGGCGAAAGTGAGACATTCTCGATTCACAGCGAAGAAAAG AGGAAGATTGGGAAACAGGGGGGAGAAGTGGACTCAAGTCCTTTCTTGGGAACCTAGAGCTTCCATTTATCATAATTTCTTG TCCAAAGAAGAATGCGAGTACCTAATAAAAATTGCTAAACCTTTCATGAAAAAGTCCAGTGTTGTTGATAGCAAAACAGGGAAGAGTAAAGATAGCAG GGTGCGTACAAGTTCGGGTATGTTTCTGAAAAGAGGGCAAGATAAAATTATTAGTGATATAGAAAAAAGGATAGCAGAGTACAGTTTCATTCCTATAG AGCATGGAGAAGGTCTTCAAGTTCTCCACTATGAAGTTGGACAGAAATATGAACCACATTTTGATTACTTCGTTGATGAGTACAATACTAGACATGGAGGCCAGCGTATGGCTACTATGCTCATGTATtt GTCAGATGTTGAAGAAGGGGGGGAGACGATATTTCCAAATGCCAAGGGCAATATTAGCGCTGTTCCATGGTGGGATGAATTGTCCGAATGTGGCAAAGGTGGTCTTGCTGTGAAGCCTAAGATGGGTGATGCATTGCTGTTCTGGAGCATGAAACCGGATGCCACAGTAGATCCTTCAAGTTTGCATG GTGGATGCCCGGTGATTGTAGGGGATAAATGGTCCTCTACCAAGTGGATGCATGTTAATGAGTACAAGAAAT GA